In the Dolichospermum flos-aquae CCAP 1403/13F genome, TAAATAACATTTTACCAAAAATAACCAGGTTTTATTGTGGTTTCTCTTTTGTTGGAGTTATATTGGAGTAGGTATTCGCGGGCTATGGCTTCGGTTTCTTGGAGGTTTTGATATTCTTTTTTGCCGATTTCGGTGTCGGTGGAAAGGAGGATTACTTGATGGCTGGCTGAGGGAAAGTATCTTTCTACTAGGTTGTTGCGGTGGGAGGAGTCTAGTCTTCCTAATGGGGTGTCTATGGCGATAGGTAAGCGTCTTCCTGATACTTTGGCTAATCCCCACAAAAATGCGATCGCTAATAGTTGTTTTTCACCGGCGGAAAGCCGATGTTTGGGGACTTGTTTTCCGTTTAAATCATATAATGATAAGCCGAAGGTTTTACTGTCTATAGCTATGCGATGTACTAGGTCTGATTTATGTAATAAATATAGAAAACAGTTTTTGACTTCTTCTTCTAATTTATTCAATTTTCTCAAAGTCAATCTTTCTCGAAATACTTTTAATGTTTGTTGAACTTTTAATGCAGAATCAATAATATGTTCACTATTTTGATATTTGATATTTTGTACAGTATATTCATTTAGTTCTTGTCTCAATTTTTTGGTTTCTGTATCTAATTCTATCAGTTTTTGAGTCATTATTTCTGACTGAGATTTAATTTTATTAAATTCAGTTTGTGCTTCTTTTACTGCTTTCTGCAATTTCGTATATTCTTCCGGTGCAGCCGCAGTTTGTACTTGTCTTTCTAAGGTGAGAATTTCTTCTTCATAATTATTTAATTCATCTAATTGCTTTTGGGCGTTATTTTGAGAAACTTCTAAACGATAGGTTATATTGTCAAGTAAACTTAAACTTTCTTCATCTCCATTTAACCAATTATTTTCTGTTGATAAGTTATTAGTATATAAGTTATTGATATCTTCTGCTAAAAAAGATTGAATATTAGTAAGTTTATTATTTTCCAGATTTAATTGTTGTAGCCAATTTAGTAATCTTTCATCTCTAGCAATTAAGACATCTTTCGCTAATTGGATTTGTTGAGTTTTCAGTTCCTTTTCTCCCTGTCTTTGCACTTGCGATAATAAAGGACTAATCAAAGCTAAAGGTAAAACATCAGCAGCTAATTCACATAAGGATTCACGGACGTTATTAGCAACTTTGATTTTTTCTTCTCTTTGTTGTTCTAACTGACTACGTTCAGCAGCAATTTTACCACCTTCATTCACAAATCTATCTAAAGCCTCTTCATGAACTTTTTCTAATTCTGTAACTTCAATATTTAGATTTGCGAGTTTTATCTGATTGTTTTCGTATTCTGCCTGTTTTTCCTGAAGTCGGGTTTCAATTTCTGCTAATTTTTCTAAATCTTTTGTATCTGCAAATTCTCGTTTTTTGCGATTTACTAATATCTCTAAATCAATTGCCAATTTATCAGCTAATTCTAAACCCAAAAGTCCGTTAATAGCATCTACAACTATGGGCGGGGGTATTTCCTGTTCTGCAAGTTCTTTAACTTGTTCACCGTCAAACAGAAATAAATTAGAAATCCCTATAGGTAAAATATTTTCTATATATTCATCCCAAATATTTACTAATGAATCAATTGGCCATGTTTCATCATCTCCTAATATTCCTAATTGGTCTTTTCCGTCTTTAGGATTTTTTTCCCAAGTCCGCACAACCCGATATTTTATAGGTCTATCTTCTTCGATATGTTCAAAAACTAATTCAATTCTGGTTTTTTCTATAGGGGTACTTTTACTATTTACACATTGGGTTAAAAAATCACTATAACTCAAATTTCCCCTGGTTGAACATTGGGCGCGTTGTCCATATAATGCAAGGCGAATGGCATCCATAAGGGTGGTTTTTCCGCCGCCGTTCATTCCTCCTAATAAAATAATTGGACGGGCGTTATCTTCGTCAATTTGGGGGTTGAGGTTGATGATTTGTTTACCAGCATAAGGACCGAAGTTTTGCAGGACTAATTCTAGGAAGATCATGGGTTTTTGGGTTGGGTATTCTAGTTTTTTTAAACGAACCACAGAGGCACAGAGGACACAGAGAAAGAGAGAAAGGAGATATTTATCTCGTTCCCTGTCTCTGACAGGGAATGCTGTCAAGAGGCTCTGCCTCGGTTATAATGAGTTGAGGTAGAACCTCAAGATTGGCATTCCCAGCCAGAGGCTAGGAACGAGGGTGGGGAGGATATTCTATTGGTCTAGGCTATCATCTGGGTTCTTCTGTGCATATTTGAAGTTAGCCCAAGTTTGTGGTTTACTCTCTTGTTTTTCGGCGGTATCTCCTAAACTTAATTGTTTGAATTTTTCCCGAATTGTCGCAACATCACCTTCTAATGCTGCTTGTCGTAAATCCCGTTTTAAATGGGCATTTGCGATCGCTTTTTCTGGTGAACGGGAACTTGTATCAAAGCATTTTTCTAGGCTTTCGTAGATACCCACACGGCGAGTTTTTTTCTTAAATTGTCTTTCTGTATCTAATAGTCTGGCCATTAATTCTAGGTGCATTCCGTCACCTTCACAGATTTCTTCTAATACTCCCCATTCATCACTACCAAGTATGCTTTGATCTGCACCAGGACGAGGATCTTTAAATACTTCTCCTGTGACTTCTTCGTATATGCGGGGGACACTATCATCAAATTCGTGTTTTTCTTCTAACCATATTCGGCGAATTTCACTCAATTCTGCT is a window encoding:
- the dndD gene encoding DNA sulfur modification protein DndD, producing the protein MIFLELVLQNFGPYAGKQIINLNPQIDEDNARPIILLGGMNGGGKTTLMDAIRLALYGQRAQCSTRGNLSYSDFLTQCVNSKSTPIEKTRIELVFEHIEEDRPIKYRVVRTWEKNPKDGKDQLGILGDDETWPIDSLVNIWDEYIENILPIGISNLFLFDGEQVKELAEQEIPPPIVVDAINGLLGLELADKLAIDLEILVNRKKREFADTKDLEKLAEIETRLQEKQAEYENNQIKLANLNIEVTELEKVHEEALDRFVNEGGKIAAERSQLEQQREEKIKVANNVRESLCELAADVLPLALISPLLSQVQRQGEKELKTQQIQLAKDVLIARDERLLNWLQQLNLENNKLTNIQSFLAEDINNLYTNNLSTENNWLNGDEESLSLLDNITYRLEVSQNNAQKQLDELNNYEEEILTLERQVQTAAAPEEYTKLQKAVKEAQTEFNKIKSQSEIMTQKLIELDTETKKLRQELNEYTVQNIKYQNSEHIIDSALKVQQTLKVFRERLTLRKLNKLEEEVKNCFLYLLHKSDLVHRIAIDSKTFGLSLYDLNGKQVPKHRLSAGEKQLLAIAFLWGLAKVSGRRLPIAIDTPLGRLDSSHRNNLVERYFPSASHQVILLSTDTEIGKKEYQNLQETEAIAREYLLQYNSNKRETTIKPGYFW